The stretch of DNA GGGACGCATGGCTATATCACTAAAAAATCGGCGGGGGCTATGATGAAAGATTTCTTTGGAAAATGCTTTTTATTTCCGGTAACCAGGAGCGATTTTCCACTCATTGCAGTATCATAAAATATTCTATCTTCCTCATCAATAAATGGAATAGTACTTACATCCGGATTGATGAGGGTACCCTTTTCTTGCAAGGTTTTAAGTATTATACTAACCTGTCTTTGATCAAAGTTAAATTGCGGCCGGGATAACACATCTTCATACTCAAATATAATATTCCGGGAATACCAATACTCAATCTCATTATCAAACACCATATCAAGGATTTTTGCGCAATTACCGTTTCTTGAAAGTATAGCGGAAACAATTATATTAGTATCAAGTACAACCCGGGGGGTCAATATTTTTTCCTACGAGGATTGGCTTTTCGTCCCCTCGTAAGGATCCGCTCTTTGTGTACAGCGGCTATCTCAGCATTGATTTCATCCATGGTCATCGAAGCGGTTCCGTTTTTAACTGCGGCGTTTTGCAATTCCCGCAAAGCTCGTTTCGCCTGCATTTGCCGTATGTCTGAAAGCATATCCTCCAGGGTCAACTCGCTGACTTCAAGCATAATCGCCGCCGGCTTCCCGTTATTGGTTACCACCAGTTTTTTGTCCTCCGTAAGCATTTCCTTAATTTTCCCGGTGGATGTTCTGAGTTCCCGCATGGATAAAAATTTCAAGGCGCCCATAATATACCTCTTATTTTAAGTATACCATATTGGTATACAATCGTCAATCAAAACGTTCACAAATTGCTTAATCCCCTATGGACCCCTTAACTTGGTTTCGAGAACGCACAATACGAAGTATGGGGGCCTGCCAGCTGGAACAAATATCCGGAACCCCCAAAGGGTCCCCCTGATATTTGTTCCACTGTCACCCCCGATAACTTAGTGTGTGTGCGTTCCCGAGCCGCTTAGGGGGTCCATAGGGGCTTTTGTTTCACTTAACGGAGTGTAGCTGTAGTCCAGCGGTACCTCCGAATACGTTAGTGCGTTCCCGAACTGTTTGGGGATCCATAGGGTTTCTGCCGCATAACTTAGCGGCAAGACTCAGCAGCTCCATCTACCCAGCCTGCCTCACCGGTTCTGCGAACCGGCCCGGTGAAGCCATGCGCCCCCGAGGCTCGAAAACACACTTACACATAGTACGGAGTGGGGTGTCAGGAAGGAAAAGTATGGAGGGACCCTCTGGGAGGTCCCATGCTTTTCTTTCCTGACAGGCCCCCCCTTACCATTTGTGTGCTTTCGGGAACCCAGTATGCGCGTGGCTTCACCGGGTAGTAACGATCCAGGTTCTTCCGCCGGCCAACCCCCAGCGGCGGTTTACGTAAGACGAAAAGGCATTAGCTTCTGCGGAAAAGGCGGCGGCAAGTTCAGGCCAGGTACCGGTGGCTTCATCCTGGGGGGGGAGTACCGTATAGCGCCAGGTACTCTCATTGATCCGTCCCGCCAGGGTTTCCCCGAAATATCTGGGCGCCAGGGAGGCCGGCTGCTGGAGACAGTGGGCCATGAACTCGTTTACCATCAGGTACGAATCGGCCATATCGTAATGCTGAAAATCAAAATAGGACAGGATAAACCGTTTCGCGGTCCGGGGAAGCGTATCCCAGCGGCGGCGGCTAAAGTCCCGAAAATCTTCGTCAATGAAAAACAAACCGTGGAATCCCTCGTGGGCCATGAAGAGGTTGCGGAGATAATCCGGCGATTCCCGGGAGATCGCGATGATCGCCCCCTTCCCGCTTGTATATCCGGAATTGTTCAAAACGATGATTCCCGCATGTAAAAGAATGGCCTCCAGTTCCCGTTCCTCCGGCAGCAACGGAAAATTCTGCGCCCGGGCTGCCTCAAAAAACCGGGCCAGATCCTCCGCCCGGTAATCGTGGGCGTTCCAGCCGTGGAGATCCGCAATCTCCGCATCCGGGGCAAGGCGGCCGCGGAAGCCGGTCTTTTCCGTAAAGAAGGCGAGCCGTTTAAGCATCCGATCCTGGACCGCATAATCCGCGGTATCAAAGATGAGTATCGAAGGAAAACGGTCCCACCGGAAAAGCTCGAAGCGCGGGTCCCGCCAGGCTGCCCGGGAATAAGCCAGGATAAACCCCGGGTCCGCCGTCACCGGTTCCGCCGGGAAAGGCCGGTTCACCGCGATTCCCAGGCGCAGGGAAGCTGTGGGCTTTCCGCTTATCCTCAGGGGATAGGGATCATCGGGAAAAACTCCCCAGGGGATGAAGATCCGTTCCGTTTTCTGAAAATTCCACTCATAGGAAACCGTAGCTGCCTCAACGCGGTATCCGATATTTCCCCCGGAATCTTCTCCAAGCACGGTTTGTAATTCCGTCCTGCCCTTAATCCGGTAGGGCTTAAGGGGATCGATACGCAGGGCATCATCCTGGGGATCGTAAAATACAAAAGGGGTGGCGGACAGCGCCGTTTCTTCCATGGCAAACCCATACCAGCGCTTGATTATTCCCAGCGCAGTAAGTTCAAACCAAAAATCCTCACCGGGGCTAAGCGTTTTTGCATCATCCTTTTTCTCCAAAGTAACAGTAATAGTGTGGATTGGATCGGAAGCGAGGGGAATTCCGTAACGGATCCTGCCGGGGACTGTTTCGATCCCCAGGAAAGAGGCGTCCAGGGGAAGCAGCCACGCGGTATTTTCGTTTATCTCCAGGGTAATTTGATACTCGGTGGCCAGTTCATTTGGAAAACGGTAGTCCAATTCCAGGGACAGATTTTCTCCCCCTGCCCCGGCGCCTTCCAGTACATAACTCAATTTTTGCGGCTTGGCCAGGGAGATACGCCCGGAAAGGGACTCCTTGGAAAGGGCATACAGTACCGCCCCGTCCCCCGCGCCGTACAGGGCTATGCCGGCAGGCTCCTTATAGGCGGTACAGGATACGAAACCCAGGGAAAGCAGGAATAGGCGCCAAAAAATCCCGACTGGTTTTTTAAAGGGCATGTCGCTCAGCCGTTACAGGGCAATAATTCCCCGGGCCATAAGCTGGGCCAGGGAATACTTCCTTTCCATGGTCAGATCCCCCTCGTTGTGGAGAAACGTTTCAAACTGGGTAAGAAACGATTCGGGCAGAACCGAAAGTCCGTGTATCTGCTTAAAATAGGCCCGATGGGAAGGTTCAAAGCGCCGGTTAATACAGAAGAGGGTTAAACAGGCGGCTTTAATAAAGCCTGCGGAGGAGATCAGGTAGTGAAAGTCATCCCCCTGGATCAGAGCAGCGCCGAGATCGCTCAAATAATGTTCCATCTTGGACTGATTGGCATCCCGTATGGTTTGCCAGAAAGAAATATCCAGGTTGAGAAGCCGTTCCCGTATCTTCTCTATCCAGTCGGTCCTGGCAAAGAGAATTTCCCCATAGCTCAGCCGGTAATACCCATAGGTACCGGAATCTTTAATAAGCCACAGCAGATCCCGTTTAGTATCCGCAATATCAATAAGCTCATCGATCTTCCCGGTGGCCTTATACTCAATCCGTACCGGTATATCCCCAACGAGGAACCG from Treponema primitia ZAS-1 encodes:
- a CDS encoding putative toxin-antitoxin system toxin component, PIN family, encoding MTPRVVLDTNIIVSAILSRNGNCAKILDMVFDNEIEYWYSRNIIFEYEDVLSRPQFNFDQRQVSIILKTLQEKGTLINPDVSTIPFIDEEDRIFYDTAMSGKSLLVTGNKKHFPKKSFIIAPADFLVI
- a CDS encoding prevent-host-death family protein — its product is MGALKFLSMRELRTSTGKIKEMLTEDKKLVVTNNGKPAAIMLEVSELTLEDMLSDIRQMQAKRALRELQNAAVKNGTASMTMDEINAEIAAVHKERILTRGRKANPRRKKY